One Nitrospira sp. SG-bin1 genomic region harbors:
- a CDS encoding endopeptidase La — MENTILSTLPILPVKRTVLFPGVMMPLTIGRERSVAAVNAAMKTEEKTIVVVAQRDPQTEEPALAELYSIGTKAIVKQIGQSSEGTIHALVQGLERVVLLKEEQSAPYSLVRVRSLGRPTDDGPEVQALHRAIQELVSDLPRLIQAPGIQEVGAVLSDEDDSVALAYRIASLVNLDVVEEQRLLESSSTLDLLRGLYAALSKEIQILQLREKIAKDAQTKIGKNQREYILREQLKAIQDELGEGEDEENEVARLKRQIAEADLPEPIRKEVEREAARLSKVPPTSPDHQVLRTYLELVLELPWKKASEEHLDLSTVRQVLEEDHYGIKEVKERIVEHLAVLKLNPTAKAPILCLVGPPGVGKTSLGQSIARAMGRTFERFSLGGVHDEAELRGHRRTYVGALPGRIIQAIRRAGVNNPVLMLDEVDKMGRDFRGDPASALLEILDPAQNHTFRDHYLDLPFDLSKVFFITTANTLDTISQPLLDRMEVIRLQGYSEREKAEIARRYLWPRRLQEAGIAESQVVLSDEVLNRVISRYTREAGVRQLEQMLGRLTRKVALMFADLPEGQERRPVTIQSDLLGEWLGSERFMPEEARKNLPPGVATGLAWTPTGGDVLYIETTLLPGSHELTLTGQLGDVMQESARAARSYLWSHAESMGLDISRFKRNGVHIHVPSGAIPKDGPSAGITMATALASAYECKAVRSDTAMTGEISLSGLVLPVGGIKEKVLAAHRAGIKRIILPKANEKDLKDVPEEVRDELTFILAERIEEVLPAAFNSDSDSHYGSARSGSEAMSASTAAEES; from the coding sequence ATGGAGAATACGATACTGTCGACCTTGCCGATACTCCCCGTCAAACGCACGGTGTTGTTTCCCGGTGTGATGATGCCGCTGACGATCGGTCGTGAGCGGTCTGTTGCAGCGGTCAATGCCGCCATGAAGACCGAAGAGAAGACGATCGTCGTCGTCGCGCAACGCGATCCCCAAACCGAAGAGCCGGCACTCGCCGAGTTGTATTCCATCGGGACGAAGGCCATCGTCAAGCAAATCGGCCAATCGTCCGAGGGCACGATCCACGCGCTGGTGCAGGGGCTGGAACGCGTCGTCCTGCTGAAAGAGGAACAGTCCGCTCCCTACTCCCTCGTCCGTGTCCGTTCTCTGGGACGCCCGACGGACGATGGACCGGAAGTCCAAGCGCTTCACCGGGCCATTCAGGAGCTGGTGTCCGACCTACCGAGACTGATCCAGGCTCCGGGCATCCAAGAAGTCGGCGCGGTACTGAGCGACGAGGACGACTCCGTGGCACTCGCCTATCGCATCGCTTCGCTCGTCAATCTCGATGTGGTGGAAGAACAGCGCCTACTCGAAAGCTCGTCGACGTTGGACCTCCTGCGCGGACTCTACGCCGCGCTCTCCAAGGAGATCCAGATCCTACAATTGCGGGAAAAGATCGCCAAGGATGCGCAAACAAAAATCGGCAAGAATCAACGAGAGTACATCCTGCGCGAACAATTGAAGGCCATCCAAGATGAGTTGGGTGAAGGCGAGGACGAAGAAAACGAAGTGGCTCGGCTGAAACGGCAGATCGCCGAAGCCGACTTGCCCGAGCCTATTCGCAAGGAAGTCGAGCGCGAGGCCGCTCGGTTGAGCAAGGTCCCGCCGACATCACCCGACCATCAGGTGCTTCGGACCTACCTGGAGTTGGTTCTCGAACTCCCGTGGAAGAAGGCGTCCGAAGAACATCTGGACCTTTCGACGGTCCGGCAGGTGCTGGAGGAAGATCACTATGGGATCAAGGAAGTCAAGGAACGCATCGTGGAACACCTGGCGGTCTTGAAGCTCAACCCGACGGCGAAGGCCCCGATTCTCTGCCTCGTCGGCCCTCCCGGTGTCGGCAAGACCAGCTTGGGACAATCAATCGCACGCGCCATGGGCCGGACGTTCGAACGGTTCAGCCTCGGTGGAGTTCATGACGAAGCCGAGCTGCGCGGCCATCGCCGGACGTATGTCGGCGCGCTGCCGGGCCGCATCATTCAAGCCATCCGTCGGGCCGGTGTCAACAATCCCGTCTTGATGCTGGACGAAGTCGATAAGATGGGACGTGATTTCCGTGGCGATCCGGCTTCCGCGCTGTTGGAAATTCTTGATCCGGCACAGAATCACACCTTCCGTGACCATTATTTGGACCTCCCGTTCGATCTGTCGAAGGTGTTTTTCATCACGACCGCCAATACGCTCGACACCATCAGCCAACCTCTCTTGGATCGTATGGAGGTCATTCGGCTCCAGGGCTATAGCGAGCGCGAGAAAGCCGAAATCGCCCGCCGCTACTTATGGCCGAGACGTCTCCAGGAGGCAGGTATCGCCGAAAGCCAAGTGGTGCTCTCGGACGAGGTCCTGAATCGCGTCATCTCACGTTATACGCGGGAGGCGGGTGTGCGCCAACTGGAGCAGATGCTGGGACGGTTGACCAGAAAAGTGGCCTTGATGTTCGCCGACCTTCCGGAGGGCCAGGAACGCCGGCCTGTCACCATTCAGTCGGACCTGCTCGGCGAGTGGTTAGGTTCCGAACGGTTCATGCCGGAAGAAGCCCGGAAGAATCTGCCTCCTGGTGTCGCAACCGGCTTGGCCTGGACACCGACCGGAGGCGATGTGCTCTACATCGAAACCACCTTGCTTCCCGGCAGCCATGAATTGACCTTGACGGGCCAGTTGGGCGACGTCATGCAGGAGTCCGCCCGCGCAGCGAGAAGCTATCTCTGGTCGCATGCCGAAAGCATGGGGTTGGACATCTCTCGGTTCAAACGGAATGGAGTTCACATTCATGTTCCTTCCGGGGCCATTCCCAAAGACGGCCCATCAGCCGGCATCACCATGGCGACCGCCTTGGCGTCCGCCTACGAATGCAAAGCCGTACGCAGCGACACGGCCATGACAGGGGAAATCAGCTTGAGCGGGCTGGTCTTACCGGTGGGAGGTATCAAAGAAAAAGTGCTGGCGGCGCATCGTGCGGGCATTAAGCGCATTATTCTGCCCAAGGCCAACGAGAAAGATCTCAAAGACGTCCCGGAAGAAGTGCGCGACGAACTGACTTTCATCTTGGCGGAGCGGATTGAAGAGGTGCTGCCCGCGGCCTTTAATTCGGATTCGGACTCGCATTACGGGTCCGCTAGGAGCGGCAGCGAAGCCATGAGCGCTTCGACTGCCGCGGAAGAAAGCTAG
- a CDS encoding ADP-ribose pyrophosphatase yields the protein MNYCSHCGARVTHKVPLGDNLPRHVCDQCESIHYHNPKIVAGCIPEWEDQILLCRRAIEPRLGLWTFPAGFMELGESTEHAAVRETQEEAQADVMITGLYAVLSLPNIGQVYLVFRGRMKTPAFQAGQESLEVRLFPLSEIPWETIAFPVVGEALRRYVADAKNGEFPLYLASLPDKPGF from the coding sequence ATGAATTATTGCAGCCATTGCGGCGCACGGGTGACGCATAAGGTTCCGCTCGGCGACAATCTGCCTCGCCATGTGTGTGATCAGTGCGAGAGCATTCACTACCACAACCCCAAAATCGTGGCTGGCTGTATTCCGGAATGGGAAGACCAAATCCTCTTATGTCGCCGCGCGATCGAGCCGCGACTCGGCCTCTGGACCTTTCCGGCAGGGTTCATGGAGCTGGGGGAAAGCACCGAGCACGCGGCCGTGCGTGAAACACAGGAAGAGGCGCAGGCCGATGTCATGATTACCGGACTCTATGCGGTGCTGAGCCTGCCCAATATCGGGCAGGTCTACCTGGTGTTCCGTGGCCGAATGAAAACGCCTGCCTTTCAAGCGGGGCAGGAAAGTTTGGAGGTACGGCTGTTCCCTCTCTCGGAGATTCCCTGGGAGACCATCGCGTTCCCCGTGGTCGGTGAAGCCTTGAGACGCTACGTCGCCGACGCCAAGAACGGCGAATTTCCACTCTACCTCGCCAGCCTGCCGGATAAACCGGGGTTCTAG
- a CDS encoding phosphoribosylpyrophosphate synthetase, which produces MNRELKIFSGNANLALAHEICAYLGQKLGEATVSSFSDGEIRVKIDENVRGADVFVVQSCCQPVNDSLMELLIIIDALKRSSANRITAVIPYFGYARQDRKDQPRVPITAKLVADLMTTAGADRVLSMDLHAGQIQGFFNVPVDHLYALPVLLDYIIKKQITDLVVVSPDAGGVERARAFAKRLQANLAIIDKRREGPNQAQIMNIIGDVQEKHVLLLDDMIDTAGTIVQGAQACLDHGAREVMTACTHPVLSGPALERLQASCLSQVVVTNTIPLRGKELVCPKLHQLSVAPLLGEAIRRIHEDESVSSLFA; this is translated from the coding sequence ATGAACAGGGAACTGAAAATTTTCTCTGGCAATGCCAATCTTGCGCTTGCTCACGAGATCTGCGCCTATCTTGGGCAGAAGCTGGGTGAAGCGACCGTCTCCTCGTTCAGCGATGGGGAGATTCGAGTCAAGATCGACGAAAACGTGCGCGGCGCCGACGTGTTCGTCGTCCAGTCCTGTTGTCAGCCGGTCAACGATTCCTTGATGGAATTGCTGATCATCATCGATGCGTTGAAACGTTCGTCGGCCAACCGTATCACGGCCGTCATTCCCTATTTCGGATATGCTCGTCAGGATCGCAAGGATCAACCGCGCGTCCCCATTACCGCGAAGTTGGTCGCGGACTTGATGACGACCGCCGGGGCCGATCGTGTCCTATCGATGGATCTTCATGCCGGTCAAATTCAGGGATTTTTCAATGTGCCGGTGGACCACCTCTATGCGCTCCCGGTCTTGCTGGACTATATAATCAAGAAACAGATCACGGATTTGGTCGTCGTCTCGCCCGATGCGGGCGGTGTGGAACGCGCCAGGGCATTTGCCAAGCGCCTGCAGGCCAACCTGGCCATCATCGACAAGCGACGTGAAGGCCCCAACCAAGCGCAAATCATGAATATCATCGGGGACGTGCAAGAGAAACACGTGCTGCTCCTCGATGACATGATCGATACGGCGGGCACCATTGTTCAAGGCGCTCAGGCCTGTCTGGATCACGGCGCTCGGGAGGTCATGACGGCTTGCACTCACCCGGTACTGTCGGGGCCGGCTCTGGAACGATTACAGGCGTCATGTCTCTCTCAAGTGGTGGTGACCAACACGATTCCGCTACGGGGGAAAGAGCTGGTCTGTCCGAAGTTACATCAATTGTCGGTGGCGCCTCTGCTGGGCGAAGCCATCAGACGGATCCATGAAGATGAGTCGGTGAGTTCACTATTCGCCTAG